Genomic window (Equus quagga isolate Etosha38 chromosome 12, UCLA_HA_Equagga_1.0, whole genome shotgun sequence):
TGTTTGTGCATCAACGGTTCTTTCCTTCTTACTGCTGAATAGAGTCCATTGGATGGATGGACCACAGTGACCTGTCCACAGTTGAAgtcttttttctagaaaaaatgcAGGAGAAGGCAGGCCTGAGCAGATCTCCTCGGCCACTGGGACTGCTCGTCCACAGACGCTCATCTGTCATCTATCCGATCATCCTTCcgtcctcctccagccctggcctgTCAGAGATCCTTTCCTGTCCTTCAAGGCTTTTTCCAAATGCCTTCTCCCCAACAAGGAGCAGGGTTTACTGTCCCCCTGTCACAGATCGgtaaagtgaggctcagagaagtgtcTCCTTCCCCAAGGGCCCACAACTAGAGCTTGGTAGAGCCAGAACTCAAACCCAGGCCAAGGGGAGCGTGAGGTGGTCCCAGGGCCAAGGGTCAGCCTCTCTGCAGGCTGGAGGGGTGGCAGGAGGTCAGACCTCCATTCCCATCTCAGCCTGGAGAATCTGCCAACAGGAAGGTGACAGAGAAGGGGCGAGTCCAATCCTGGGGGTTGGGTGCTCCAGCAGACCTCACCCAGGGTCAGTTCCTCCTTTGGGATCCTTCCCCCGACCCTTCCAGCTGGTGTCTGAGCCCTAGGACAGACCCAACCCCCTCTACACAGGCCAACATTAGTCACCGGAGCCCCAGCCTGGCCAAACTGGGCCCATGTGGCCCAGATTAGCCATCCCAGGGCCCATGCTGGTGGGCGGGTGAGGCCAATTGGGTGATGGGCCCCAGCTGTGGGCAGCCTTTGCCCTGACCAGCCACTTGCAGCCACAGGACAAGCGGGGGTACCAGTGAGGGTGCGAAAGGAGCTCCTATCACTCAAGATGAACTCAAGCTACCCTGAGGCACCAGCCCAGCTCTGCAGACCTCAGGAAGCCCATGGGCAAAGAGTCTCGGAACCTAGCCCACCAAGTGATGACCTTGGGGAGTCTCCGGGCCTCAGTGTGTCCATCTGCGGATGAGAAGCTTGGAGGAGATGCCTGAGAAGGTCTCACGGCAGGAATGAACTTGCAGAAGCTCAGGGCCtgggagtctgcattttaaaCTAGGTTCCAGGAGGTTCGTGGCTCACGGGAAAGTCCTAGAGCAGCCTCAGAATAGCTCTGCTTACTCTTACCCACCCGGTACTCCCCAGCCAGGCACACGTTAGAATCCCCGGGGACTGAGAGGTGTGGTGAGGAGAGCATGAGAAGCTGCCCCGTGGGGATGACGGCAGCCTGGCCAGGGGTGGATGGAAGTGAACAGATTCGAAACTCACGCTGGGATCCTAGTGGCCAGAACTCACTAGCGGATTGAGTGGTGGcaggtgagaaaaagagaagagtcaagggtGAGGTCTGGGTTGGGGGCTTAAGACTCGGTGGGGCCATTCACTGAGatgaaaagaggaggggagatggggtgGGCATTCAGGGACAGCGGTGGTGGGAGCCGAGGAATCAGGGCTCCACGTCGGATGCTTTGGCTTGCGACGCTTGTTGGAAATCCACGTGGAGATGGCGAGTTGGTGGGACATTTAGGGGAGAAGTCTAGGTGGCAGATGGACATGGCGCCATCGGCACATAGGGAGGTGAAATTCCCAGGACCAACTGGAGCACCCGTGGCAGAACCCTCACATGCGGACCTTGGACACTTCGGCATCTCTCTGGTCCTGGGTGATGCTTACAGATCCCTTTTCAGAATAATACTTCCAAAGgcataaaataataagaatacccaataatattgtaattgtaatcaaaacattaaaaattgaatCTGTGCTATAATGTGCTAGCGTTATCCAGTGGTGGGTTTGAGAGCGTCCATAATTCTGAAGTCATgatgagttaaaaacaaaaacagtattttaagaTATATAACACCTGTGTtgcaatatgaaaatatttatgatttctaTGGGTACGAAGTCATGGGATCGGCTAATAGTGCTATGGTTTGTGGCCTATGCTCACAATTGAAGGAAATGCCAAATTTTAATTATAGGTTAGTGacaaaagatgtaatttttttctcaccCAAGTTCATAGTCCCCCTGAATTCTCTTCACTGACTCTGTGGTCCTCCAAGAAGGACCTTTGACCCAGGGAGAGAGAATGTGACAGAGAGACTAAGGCCCTGAACTGGGCCATGAGAATCCCCTCAACATGTGGGAGCCTGGCGAAGGAGGAGTCAGCGGGGGGTGACCGGGAGAGGGGTCAGAGGAAAACTAGGAGAGGCTGCATCTGGGAAGTGCTTCCAGAAAAAGGGAGTGGCCATCTGGGTTGACCACTGTGAGCCGGAGAGTAAGAGGGGAACACGGCAGTGTCCCTTGGCCCTCCCTTGTCAAGAAGGTCACCACAGGGCGAGTTAAAGAGTGAAGGGGCCCCTGGGGCCAGAAGACAGGCCAGGGGGCATGGATTCAACAGTCTgggttctatttttttcttgagtgtGGTAAATACACAGATTTCATCATATTattctttatgcctttttttGTAAGTGTGACATCCATCATAAtagtattattaattttttttagggAGTGGGGATGGAGGTGAGAAAACAGACACAACTTGTCCAAGAACTTTTGTCCTTGAGGGGAGCAGAGAAATTGGAGGCAGCTGGAGGGCACTGTGGGGTCAAGggtatattttttcttgaatttttagaTGGGAGCTGTTGGGGCACATTCCTGTGTTGCAGGGCacagtggggaggaaggggggggGTTCCATGGGACAAAGGGTTGAGAAGCTCAGATAGGCTTGTCTCGCTGGTCCTCAGTCCCCTCTGACCTCTACATCCGGGTGCTTATACTTCAGCGAGCATCAGATTCCCCTGGAGCTCTGAGTACCACCctagaatttctgattcagtggatctGGGGTGGAATCtagaaatttgcatttctaacaagtttcccagggatgctgctccaaggaccacagtttgagaaccactgctctaatcAATACCAGCACCAGCCACTTGCGCCCCCTTCAGGATTTGACGTTGCATTACAGAGGAGCGTGCTCCTTCAAAAGCATGCGTGGGAGGAAGGCATGAGAGCAGACCGCTGAGCcggaagaggggagaagagaccAAGGAGGGGGCAGCCAgagcctccccccccccacccccagccaaggTCACCACCTCTCCCTGGGGAGCACCAGTCTTCCCAGGGACCCTGGGAGCTGCCCTGACAGACCTCCTGGAAGACTGAGCAagagggtgagggaaggagccaggCTGCGGGGTGGGGATGctggtgaggggccagcctgccTGCAGaatggggagggagtggaggaaggCGCCCACTCTGCCCGTGGGCACTGAGCGCTGAGAACGCGCCGTTCACCTTTGCAGCTAGATCCTGGTCTCGTGCCAGACCAGCTTCTCCCGctcctgggaaagaaagaaaccctgtcAAAGAAATGAGTGTTAGCTTACGGGATCCCAGAACATCCGAGCTGGAGGACCCTTGGTGCCTGGCTGGGTCAGCCCCATTTGGCAGATGAAGAGAGCCAGAAAATAGAAAGTTCAGCTTGGCTGATGGATCTGAAAATTCTTGTATGGGGAAAGATGTGTTCCCATTCCCTGATGGCTGGGCCCCCTGGGAAGCTGGGTAACCGGCATGACACTGGGGGCTCTGCTCTGACCCTTGTGGATCCTCCTTTTCCATCAAATCATTGAACACATGTCTACTGAGCACCCCTGTGTGCTAAGCATTTTGCTAAGCATGGAGATAAAGTGGTGAGCAAGACCAAGCCCTTGGCTTTGTGGAATTGACATTCCAGAGGGTGAACCAGGCAACAGACagataaatatgtaatataaagtCGAGGAGTGATAAGTGGTAGGAAGCAACCTGAAATTATATGAGGGGGTGAGCGATGCAGATGGGGCttctgggcagagggcacagaatgtgcaaaggccctgaggtaggtgCATGTTTGCTATGTTGGAGGGATGTCATAGAGGCCAGTGCATCTGGAGTGGAATGAGGGAGAGAGGACTAGAAGAGGAAATCGGCGTGGTAGCAGGAGGCCAGGTCATGGAGGAAGCTGCAGTCATAGGGAGACCTCGGCTTTTCCTCTGAGTAAGATAGGAACCTGGGGAGGGTTCTGAGCTCAGGAGGAACGCGATTTGAGTTAGGTTTAacaggatccctctggctgccgAGTGGAGGGTGGACTTGTAACGGACAAGCACGGAGGCAGAAAGGCCAGGGAGAAAGCTACTAGAAGAGTCCAGGAGAGAGGTCACGGTGGCCTGGCCTGGCAGGGAAGCCTCCCCTGGTTGCTCTGTGTCCTTCCATGGGGACACACAGAAGGGACAGGagccttcccccagcccctaccCGTGACCCCAACCCACTGTTTCCCCACAGCTAGAAAGGTACATCCAGATGAGCTTGAGGTCGGAGCTGGCGCAGGCCCAGCGGCACATGGTCCAGAACCAGACGGCCACCATGCTGGAGCTGGGCACCAGCCTCCTCAACCAGACCACCGCCCAGACCCGCAAGCTGACCAGCGTGGAGGCTCAGGTACCGGACAGTGAGCGGGCGGCACTGGGGGGGCCTGCGGCCGGCCAGGCTGGCTCACAGCCTGGGTTGTCTCACCTTGACCTTTGTCCCTGGGTGAGGTCAGGGCCTCCTTTGGACCTCCAGTCCCCTGGGGCCCCTCCCTGATGACCCTGTCGCAGGACCGTCCCCTGCCATCCCCCAAGCCCTGGAGGGGGACCCTGGTTTGGATCTTTTGCCTGTGTGGCTCCAGCGCACAGGTCTGTGCTGGGCACGGGGATGAGGGGGTAGCAGCACCCCTCCTTCGGGGGCCCACAGAGCTGCAGGGTAAGATGGTAATAAACAAGTCATTAGACCCCAGGGCGCCACAGCGCTGAGAGAGGTCGCAGTGGgagtagagggagggagggcgagaACAGGCGTATAAACAGGACAGTGAGGGAGTGAATGGATGAAAAGATGACCAACAAATGGGCACAGTTTGTTGAACCCCTGCTATGTGCCCGGCACGGTTGGAGGTGCCCAGGTCCAGTTTAcggcagtaaacaaaacagacatgccTCCCTCCCCTACGGAGCTTCCTTCCTAACGAGCACCAGGAAAACGAACAGGATGAATAACTTATAGATGTGAGATGGTGATAGTGCTCAGGAGAAAATAGCGTGGACAAGAGCTATGGGGAGTGTGTGCTGGGAGTGGTGGGTGGGATGAGATGTGAGTTTAGACAGCAAGGCTGGGAAGGCACCACTGAGAAGTAGGATTGGAGCCAGGCTTACTGGGAGAACCTTCCAGACAGgaagaacagcatgtgcaaaggcccaggggcgGGATGGTGCTGGCAAGCTCCAGGAACatcaaggaggccagtgtggctggagtgaccAGGGGGAGAGTGGTGGGCAAGAGGTCAGAGAGGCGATGGGGCAGATGGCTTCACAGGGCCTTGGAGGCCATGGCAAGGACTGGGGCTTGTCCACTGGGGGAGGTGGGAGCCACAGGAAGATTTTGAGCAGAGAGGCCACATTTTAAGAGGCTGCCTCAGGCTTCTTTTAAAAGGCTATCTTCTGCCCTGTAGGGGACAAGGGCAGGAACAGGGACCCCTGTGAGGAGGCTGGCACAGGACACAGGGTGGGAGATGTTGGAGGCCAGGACCAGAGGGGGGCCATATAGGGGGAGGGCAGTGGTTAGGTCCCCATCTGGAAGGCAGAGCTGAtgggacttgctgatggattggatgtggggtcAAGGATGACTCCTTCTGGGGTCTgagcagaaagaagaatggaaCCACCACCGTGCAATGATGGGGAAAGGCAAATTTAGAAAGCAGATTACAAACTCAGTTAGGGCCtgtaagtgagtgaatgaatgaaggaccGCAGGCACTACCTACTGGGAGGGTGGAAGTAGGTCAGCAAGTTTCTGAAACGGCAGGGCCCACAGGCAGGTGGGCAGCCACCGGGCAGGACTCCTGCAAGGCTTACATACCCCCCACCCACTCCTGTTCTCCGGGCAGGTCCTGAACCAGACATCACGAATGGAGATCCAGCTGCTGGAGACCTCACTGTCCACTAACAAGCTGGAGAagcagctgctgctgcagggCCACGAGCTCCACCGGCTGCAGGGCCAAAACAGGTGGGCACTGCTACTCTGGCACTGGGCTGGGAtgggagctgggctgggaccTCAGTGGGTTTGGGACCCAGAGTGAGcaccagagccagggctgggctgcGGCCAGGCCAAGGTTGGAAGCTGGACTTGGGCTAGTGCCCGGGACAGGGCCTGGGGCCAGAGCTACAGGCCAAGCTAGGGCTGGAGCGAGCGAGCGAGGATCTGCGGgggccagggctggagcaggagctGCGACTGGCTCAGAGCTGGGGTAGGGACTGAAGCCAGGGTAGGAGACAGACTGAAGCTGGGAGTGAAGCGGCCACTGGGcctgggctgaggctggggctgggggctgggcaggcacagggcctggctaCCCTCCACGGGGCGGTGACAAGGGACAGGCATTTTCCTGGGGCTCAGGACACCCTgattctttctccattctttctttctgtccttctctttcttttctttcttcctttatttatttattttatgttttaacagctttatcaagctataatttacataccatacaattcaccctgTAAATTTTAATTTGCTGCCCTTATTTGTAAATCAGCAAATCTGACCTCATCCGACAATTCGTCTTCCCAGAAGCAACCACAGTTATCAGTTTCTGGTCTGCACCAGCAGACTCTCTGCCTCTATAAGCAAATATGCACAAGGGGAACACCCTTgaaattacaaagggaaaaagagtcaTGGGGTACAGATAAGGCAGACAAACAGACATCTGAGGCTGATTTCATCTCAGTTTCCAGCTGAGCAGAGAAAAATCtgccaagatcagggtgctggaaAAGGCCAAACCCACAACGGAAGCAGCCACAGGCCTGTGCACAGGGCGAGGTGCGATTGCTGTTCACGTGTCGGGTCAGGATAAGGCCGTAAGGCTCGCCCAGCCCCCTCGGATCTGGGTGCAGTTAATAATGGCGTGTCCACCTTCTTATTCTGATTCCCTCACCCCAAGGTGAGGGCTGGCAAGGGCTGGAACACTTCCCATCACTCTGAACTGGCACCAAGTGCCTAGAAATCAGTGAAGATGGAAGGTGTCACCAGTAAGCTTTTGGCCCATGGAGACAGCCAAAATTCTAGAACCCGAGTGTGcccacattctctctcttcctgtggcACAATGTGGGGTCCAAGGAAAGTTCCTGCTGCCCTGGCTGGACTCGTTTTCTTAGTCTGGAGAATAGTCAGCATAACCTCACGCGTAGGAAAacgtctccctcctcccctgtcccTCTGCCACCCCCCCCAGCACAGGTGACCCTGTTCCTAGTTCTTGTGTGTCCTTCCGTGCATGCAATCCACGATTATGTTTTGAGCtcttaccatgtgtcaggcactattatAGACGCTGGGGTTACAGAAGTGAAGGAATGACAGAAATCCCTGTCCTTGTGGAACTGCCATTTATAAGCTGATAGTCCGGGGTTTCTTatgaatatgtaaatacatatatatggattGTCCCTTTTTTTGGCCTTTCTAAACCCAAATGTAGCATACCAGTCTTCTGcaccttgtgttttgtttttttcagttgtcCTGGAAATGGTTCTGTATCTGCCTGACACACTTGctcactctctcctccacctgcagCACGCTCCTCTGTACGGCAGTCCCGGCATTTATCTCCCCAGTCCCCAGTGAAAGGGCATTAAGGATGCTTCCAGTCTGTGGCCACTCCAACCAGTGAGGCGATGAATACCCTTCCCACAGTTCATTGCACTCACATGTGAGCAAATCTGTGGGGTAAAATGCCAAAAGTGGAAGAGCTGCGTCAaaagcttctttctcttttaaaactcttctttttttttaaaacttattacaaaAATGCCTCCTACCTATTATATCATCAGACAATAGAGACCCGTATAAAACGAAAGGGAAAgccggccccctccccctcctcctctctctccttcaccatcGCTCCACCCTACTCTGTGGAAGCAGCcaatttagtagattttctttcGCTTTCTCTGCAAGCACAGGCACCACTGTGTCCTTCCATGTCTTTCCAAACCTTTTCCCAGAAGTTCACCCGTATCCCTCTATGTTTACATgaaaatctttcttctttgtctcttttttatcATCCCACAGGTGGGGTTCGACTAGAAGCAGTTGAGTGCCAGGCGTTCACTCCACGTCCTGGGCATCTTTCCGATTCTGGGCAAAcgccctctgcctctcccctcttcGCGGTTCCAGAGCATTTCCAGGGACGCCAGAACAGAGCACACTCAGCCAGTCCTGGCTGTTGGCCATTTAGGCTGTTTCGTTTTTCCCTGTTACAAACAATCCCACAACGGGCCTTCTAGCCCAGCTCCCTGGAGGTCATCTCCTGAGAGTGGACTGCTAGGGCAAAGGGCAAGCGTATTTGGGATTTAGCAATGGCTACCTCATTGCTGGCGTGTCCCTCCCACCTCCGCCTTTTTCCTCTACCGGACCCAAATCCGTCTTACTCCAGGGCCGCGTCTCTCTTTCCTACCAGTCTCACTCTGTGCCGTGGGTGGGCTCGGACCTCCAGGCTGTGTAACCCGGGCAGGACGctctacctctctgagcctcagggccGGTCTGTACCGCGAAGTCACCTCGGGACGCACGGGAAGCGCGCGCGTGTGACTGCCTGGTGGGGGGACGGCGGGCTTACCTCTGCGCCCCCGCCCGCAGCGCCCTGGAGACGCGGGTGCAGGCCCTGGAGACGCAGCAGCAGGCGGAGCTGGCCAGCCTCCGCGGCGAGAAGGAGCGGCTGCGGCGCCTGCTGGGCCGCCAGAGCGGCGCCCTCGCCGGCCTCGAGCGCAGCCTGCGCGCCGCCAGCAGCAACTCCAGTCTCCTGCAGCGCCAGCAACGCCAGCTGCTGGAGTCGGTGCAGCGCCTGGTGCGCGTCGTGGCCCAGGGCCCGGGTGAGCCAGCGGGTGCGCCGGATGCGGGAGGAGGGCAGGACAGCAGAGGGAGACCCTGCTTCCCTTCCCGGGTCACTCAGGGGCCTGGGAGCCACCGCGGGAAAatccccacccctctcccaccGAGTGTGAAATCGAAATAACaacaaacaataataacaatggtGACGACAACAGTCCTAAGAGGAGCCAATCTGGGCTCTACTGGCTGACTCCatgtatgaccttgggcatgcCCCTgtccctctcttggcctcagtttccccatctgtttaaTGGAGGTAATGATGATAACAAGGACACCACTAGCCCAGACTGACGGGTTTGGGTTCCAGGATCCACCATTCATCCTCACTTGCTTGGGCTTACCCCACCcttcccaggcctcagtttccctacctttAGAATGGGGAGGTTGGACTTGATGCTTCCTGAGGACTTCTCCCACCCTAAGGCCCCTGCCCCTTAAGCCTGAGAGGGCCGAACAGAAGTGAAGAGGCGTCCCTGGCCCTGGCTTCCTTCCAGAAGGGAGAATGACGCCAGCCCACACCCCGGCCCCCACTGGCTCCTTCTAATGGGACCCACTTGGGGCGGCCAAGGCATTCCGGGATCCAGCCTCAATCACTCagtcaacaaacacttactgagcacccactgtgtgcaagCCCCAGAGCAGGTGCTGGGAATACGGTCGTGAACAGCACAGTCGTGGCCCCCATGGTCTCTTGCAGAAGGGCCCCATCCCCTGGCGGTGGGTCtctgagggaaggaggaggaaatgcatatttgctgagtgcctactatgtgccagctgcTCTGCTGACAGTGTTCCTGAAGTTTGCTGACCATGGAAGGCCTAAAAAGCTGAACTGAGGAGAGGGGCTTTAACCTGCGGGCAGTGGAGAGCCGCAGGAGGGTGTCGAACAGGGTGGGACTGAGTCTTGGGACGCTCGATTGGAACCCGGGAGTGGAGAGCGGCTTGGTGAGAAAGATGGAGGAAAGCGTTCCTACTGCTGCCAGATGGCCGTGGGAGGAGCTGGAAGGCACAAGGGCTCAAGCAACAGCGATGGCTCCAAGGCCATGTGGCTGGCAGTGATCTGGGGACACAGGATGGCGCCACGGCTTCTCCATCTAAGCTGGGCAGGCCCTGCTGGGTGGAGGTTTGAGGCCTGAGGTAGGAGAGCTGGATACCTCCCAAACCGTGAGGCGTGAGTGACCCAGACCCGTCAGCAGCTCGTGCAGAGCCCTGGTGGTGAGGCTGCCTAAATCAGCCCCACACGTGGGGTTCTTATTGCTCAGCCCACGGTGTGGGGCCCGGGCCCGATGCCTCGCCCCACAGGCTCACTGCTCACCCAGTCCCAGCTGTGGGCAAACGTCTGCTCACCAGTCTGGGTGGGAGGTTGTGCCAGGCACCTCGCCTCGGGCTCCCTTTGCCAGAACACCCTGTCCTCCTGCCCCACCGTCACCAGGGAAAGGCACTCGGGTGTTGTTTCTCCCCTAGTCTAGATGGAGGAACTGAAAGAGGATTAGTCACCAAGCATAGATCAGAGGACTGGATGGAGACAAGCGCAGGACCCAGGCGTCTGTGAAGCCCAGCAGGAAGCCTGCACCTGTCTCTGCATAGCTTTGTCCCAGGCAGGTGGAGGCTGGCAAAGGATGGAGAACTTAGGTTCAGAAGGTTAGAAGgacagggacacagggagagaAGACCTAACCCGTGCATAGTATCAGGAGCAGAATCCATTAAGGTGGTCCGGTTGCCAGCCTTACGGAGGCTCAGTGCTGGAGACCCAAGGAGGTGTGTGGTAGGAAGGACACTGGCTTTGCAGTCAGATGGACCAGAGTTCACGCTCCGGCCCCTTCACTTACTAATTCTGGGACTTTGCATAGTCATTTAATGTCTCAGAGCCTCAAttttcctcacctacaaaatgggaataatagcagAACCCGTCTCACAGAGTTCTTGCACAGAGGATCAGATGAGCTCATGCACGTGAAGGAGCTGAGCGCAGTGCCTGAGGCCAAAAGGGGGCAGAGCTGGTACAAATTACCAGCCCAGAGGTCCAGAgggggcccaggctggggccaAACTATAATGCATATCAGGACCCATCCATCCTTACTCTTATGctccctgaaaatatttttcctggccCCAAACTGCCCCTGGCAGTTCCTGGCTAAGAAACACTACAGTGCAGGGTGGGTATTTCACCTttactgttattgttgttgttatcgCTATGTTGTTGACTAAGGCAAAAAGGAGTGGACAGAGCCTTGGAAGGGTGGCTGGAATCTGAGGGCAACTCCCAGCTCCACCCTCACCTGGCAGGTTAAAGTTGGGCCTGACCCTGCTCCCTGTAGACCAGCACCTTCCCCTGGCTCGACTGGGCTCCAGTTCCCCACAGACCAGGGGCTGACAGGTGAGGCGGTGGACACCCTGCGGGGGAACGTTTGTGCACAGGCTGGGATGGATTCAGGGATGTAATCACTGCATTTGAGATGTGGGAAGGCCAGCCTCCTTGGAGCAGGTGCCCCAGCTCCAGGACTCCCTTCGGATTCAAGAGTGAGGCCAAAATAGGAAGTCCCGCCCCTTGGTAGCCTTCTGGCTCCTCATTGGTGAAGATACCTATCCATCTGGAACTTTAGCCCTCTCCTTGGATACCCACCTACCCAGAGATTGGATTCTATTGGAATCACAGCCCAAACCTCTATTTGGATCCCACTAAAGCAGTCAGAGAGGGGATGTGAGACCCCTGTAGTTTATCCATCAACAGGCCCATTCTTCAGGCCAGGCCTGGAGGCTCCCAGGGCCCCAGTAGGATGCGGTCATTAAATTAATGTTCTCCAGCAGGGAGAGCCATGGGCCTTTAAGCCCAATGGCCTGCTCCTAGGGAGGGTGTAATGAGCGGGCCCACCTCCAAGACTGCCAGGATATCCAGGTGGAGGGGATCTGAGCCTCCCACCCAAGGGAGCCCCAAAGACAAAATGCCCGTAAGACTTGGAGAAGGGGCAGGCTCTACCCAAGCTGGGCACCCATGAGCGAGTTACtcccttgggcctcagtttcctggtctatGAAAAGAGGAAGTACCTCACTGGAGTTCTGGCCCGTTGCCCTCCCACAGAAGACTCTAGCAGCCTCATCTCTGGCCTCTCTGCCTGGAGTCTCATCCCCTCCAGTCTCTGTTCCACACTCTGACCAGTATGCTCTTCCTCCGCACAGTCGGGGCTcctcagcctggcattcaaggctgaCCTGGCCCCTGCTGAGATCCCGGCCTCCTTCCTCGCTCACCCTCTGTGTTCCAGCCTCTCCCTACTCCTCCCAGGTTCATCAGACAGCTGGAGCTCTCTGGCCTCAGCTCCAGCCTCATGCTGTGAGCCATTccccctccctggcctcagtCAGTTCCCCTCACCGCACTCTTCCGGGCACACACCAGGACTGTTCCCACCTTGGAGACTTTGCATAtgccattctctctgcctgggtgACTCCTCCTTATCCAGGTCTTAGCTCACcatcacctcctctaggaagccttcccaggTCTGATTCacctccctgtccccagcacctggcacacagcaagcaggAGTGCCCACCTGGCCCCTTGCCTCTCTCCTTAGCTCACCTCCAGTTGCTTGTGCTTTGTCCCACTGCAGCCTCCCTGAGGGCAGCCGAGCAGGTGTTCCAGGACTGTGCAGAGATCCAGCGCTTCGGGGCCAATGCCAGTGGCGTCTACACCATCCACGTGGCCAATGTGACGGAGCCCAGGAAGGTTAGGGGGCTCCCTGGGGGCTGAGCCATGGGCCTCCCACACAGGCCCCCCATCAGCGCAGGCCTTGTCCAACATCTGAGATACCAGAGAAGGTGGGGTGGCCCTTCTGGAGCCCCCACTCGGTCAGACCATGGGGTTAAAGCAGAAGTTCCCAGAGCTGGAAGTGCATCCTTCTGCATCTTCTCCACAGATGCTTTTGGTTGGAATAGCAGGAAATAGTTCTATGTTGGTTCACGTAGTGCTAGCCGCTGTAACAAAGAAACCCTGAAATTCCAGGGGCTTAACACAAAGAAGTTTATTTCCAGTTTACTTATAGTCCAGTTGAAGGCGGGCGT
Coding sequences:
- the ANGPT4 gene encoding angiopoietin-4 isoform X3; amino-acid sequence: MPSWPAMLLGSLLLMVATVTAAQRRGQEAGGRRRAHRVQHGQCSYTFVLPEPCASEPEAFGGSNSLQRDSPAAATLNLGDWSAQRVRQLEKMLENNTQWLQKLERYIQMSLRSELAQAQRHMVQNQTATMLELGTSLLNQTTAQTRKLTSVEAQVLNQTSRMEIQLLETSLSTNKLEKQLLLQGHELHRLQGQNSALETRVQALETQQQAELASLRGEKERLRRLLGRQSGALAGLERSLRAASSNSSLLQRQQRQLLESVQRLVRVVAQGPASLRAAEQVFQDCAEIQRFGANASGVYTIHVANVTEPRKVFCDMEANGGGWTLIQRRENGSVNFQRNWKDYKQGFGDPAGEHWLGNEVVHQLTSRAAYSLRVELQDWEGNEAYAQYDHFQLGSEGQLYRFRVE